The following coding sequences are from one Thamnophis elegans isolate rThaEle1 chromosome 5, rThaEle1.pri, whole genome shotgun sequence window:
- the LOC116508824 gene encoding waprin-Enh1 yields the protein MKTLTGLLLVGLLALWIELPSTSSKVLFACGTSLGNPFPCSLPGINRCRSDYECPHTLRCCNFRCSRSCRAPPVIPWSCPRNPFKCTIPGIHRCRYDYDCPGRQRCCYYNCSRICK from the exons ATGAAGACATTAACTGGCTTGCTTCTTGTGGGTCTTCTAGCCCTTTGGATAGAATTACCCTCTACGTCTTCCAAGGTTCTGTTTG cATGTGGTACTTCCCTGGGAAATCCATTTCCATGCTCTTTACCTGGAATTAATCGTTGCAGGAGTGATTACGAATGCCCTCATACCTTACGTTGCTGTAATTTCAGATGTAGTAGAAGTTGCAGAGCCCCACCAG TGATTCCTTGGAGTTGCCCACGAAATCCATTTAAGTGCACCATCCCAGGAATACATCGCTGTCGTTATGACTATGATTGTCCAGGAAGACAAAGGTGTTGCTACTATAATTGCTCTAGGATCTGTAAATAA